Genomic DNA from Acetilactobacillus jinshanensis:
GACGGCTCAGGTGCTATTCGTGCTATGGAACAGGCCATTAACGAAGGTCACATCGCTAAGAACGACTTAGACTACGTTAACGCCCATGGTACTGCCACCAAAGATAATGATGGTGCCGAAGCTCAAGCTATCGCCAAGTGTTTTGCCGGAAACGACCACTTAGAAGTAAGCAGTACTAAAGGGATGACTGGTCATGCCTTAGGTGCCGCCGGTGCTTTAGAAGCCGTTATCGTAATCGGTGCTTTGAACCGTGGTCAGATGCCAGTTAACGTTGGCTGTTACCATCAGGATCCGGAAGCTAAGATTACCTTGGTCAATAAGCAGAATAACAAGAAGCCGATTACCACCGCCATTAGTAATTCATTTGGCTTTGGTGGTCATGACGCCGTCTTAGCATTTCGTAAAGCTTAATTTATAAAAATAATTTTTAGACTAAATAAAGCCATGATTTTTAATAAATCATGGCTTTATTTTTTATTTGATTGATCGGTAGATAATCCCGATGATCACGGCCGCGTTACTGATTAGATCCTGAGCTGATTCCTTTTCACCGTGCCGGATCCAGGTAGATAGGGTACTAATAATTAAGTGGGTTAAATCTGATAAGAAGTAATCCATCTGCGCATCTGAGACGTTGTTAGCGATTCGAAAATGTTTCCGGATTAAGCTAAGTCGATTCATCAGGGTGTTATAAATGATCTGGGCTTGATGTGATTTGATAATGGCTTCAAATAACAGATGATTCTTGATGCACAACTCAGCACAGTAGAGAAATAGGTCTCGTGTTGAACTGTTGTTTGACGATTTAGATTTAATGGCCGCCTGCTTAAAAAGCAGGTCACATTCATACGCCAACACGTCGCGCTTCGAATCAAAGAGCCGGTAAAACGTTGCCCGGCCGATCGTTGCTTCATGAATGATCTGTGAAATGGTGATTTGGTTGAGATTATGATTCTTAGCGATACATTTATTAAAACCTTGGCAAATTAAAGTTGCGGACCGCTGAGACCGTTTATCAGGCTTAATGTGATACATAGAATCGCCTTTTCTTATGAAACAAAATTTAGTTTTTTATTCAACATCTATGGAACTATTGTATCATATTATGAAATGTTCTAGTCTAAGCATTGATAAATAAAATTGAACACAAGTTAGGAGGCAAAGCGATGAAAAAGTTATTTGGTCGATTCGGTCGCTCGATTCATCGCCACGCTAAGGTATGGATCACGGCCATCGTCCTGATCACCATTTTTCTGACCTTTGGTTTACCCAAGATTCAGATGAAAATGGGTAACGATGTCTTCGTTAGTCCAGGCCGAGCAATTTATCAGAATTCTCAGACCTACCAGAAACATTTTGGTGGTGATTCACTTTACGTTCTCTTAAACGGGCCACGTAAAAACATTTTGAACCACAAGACGATGCAGGATATCGCTCGTTTTAGTCATAAGGCTAATCATGTTAAAAACATTAAGAACACGACTAGCGTCGTTAATTTAGTCAACAGTGAACTAAAGAATAAACAGTCTTCCCAGGCTAACATGAGTAACGTTAACCGGGCTAAGTTAAAGAAGGATCTTTTGAGTTCGATGTCGAAAGCTCAAAAGGCCAAACTAGCTAAACAAGCTCAGGCTTCTTTAACATCTGCTCAAAAGGCTCAAGTTCAGCAGTATACTTTGACTATCTTGACACCGGCTCAAAAGCAGAAGATGCAAGCTTTGCAGCAAGCTGCGATGGCTCAAGCCATGCAGAAGACCGGTGGCAATCAGCAGATGGCTCAAATGGCTGTTGCTTCAGCAAGCCAGTCACCCGCTGGAAAACAAAAGCAACAGGCCATGGTGGCTAAGGCTTTGAACAGCGGTCAAAAGGCTAAGATCAAGGCTTACGCCATGACAATTTTGAACCCTGCTCAGCAAAAAGCTTTACAGGGTAGTGCTGCTAAGAGCATTCCAAAAGTTCAGAACATGTCAACGCCATTATTACGTGACATCTTCTTGGACAAGAACGGTAACATTCAAAAGCCGCTCAAGCTGTTATTCCCAAGAAACGGTCGCCACGCTTTGATGGTTCTGAACACGTCCAGTAAGTCATCAGACATGAGCGTCGACGTTCAGTTATCCAACGACGTTAAGAACGCTATGAAGAAGACTCACTTTAACTCCGGTGTTACCACTAAGTTAGCCGGTACTCCGCACATCTTAGGCCAGGTCAACGCTGAAGTTATTAAGAACATGGGCATTATGCTGATTTTCGCCGTCATTTTGATGGTCTTGATCCTAGCGCTAGTCTTCCCAGTTCGTCGTCGGATCTTACCGTTACTGTTCGTTCTAATTTGTCTAGATGATACATTTGGTATCATGGGCTGGGTTGGCTTACCACTGACCTTAGCTACCATGGCAACCTTACCAATCATCATTGGTTTAGGTACCGACTTTGGAGTTCAATTCCTGAACCGTTACGAAGAAGAATTTAAGAAGCGTCATGATTCAACTAAGTCAATTGAAGTATCGATTGAAAACATGGGTCCTGCCGTCGGAATTGCTTTGATCGTAATGACCCTGAGTTTCTTAACGATGTTCCTTTCTAAAGCGCCGTTAATGCAGAAATTCGGGATGACCTTGGCCATCGGGGTTGTAATCAGTTACTTCATTGAAATGATCATGATCTTCGGTACCGTTAGTTTACGGGATGCCAAGATGACTGATCGTAAGGTTCCAAAGAATAAATCTAAAGTTACACCTCTGTCTCGTCTATTAGCTCGTTATGCGGGCTTCGTTATGCGTCATGCATGGCCAGTTCTGATTATTGGTTTGATTTTAGGTGCCGTTGGTTTCTCAACTGAACCTAAGATTGGTGTCGATACTCAGTTAACCCACATGATTCCGCAAAACATGTCAAGTTTAGTCAACACCCGTTACTTACAGCATAAGATTGGTTCAACCATGTACATTACGTACCTGGTTAAGGACCATCACGTAACGAATCCTAAGGATATGCAGAGATTGTATAATTTAGGTCAGCATGAAGAACACAAGTACACTAAC
This window encodes:
- a CDS encoding efflux RND transporter permease subunit, producing MKKLFGRFGRSIHRHAKVWITAIVLITIFLTFGLPKIQMKMGNDVFVSPGRAIYQNSQTYQKHFGGDSLYVLLNGPRKNILNHKTMQDIARFSHKANHVKNIKNTTSVVNLVNSELKNKQSSQANMSNVNRAKLKKDLLSSMSKAQKAKLAKQAQASLTSAQKAQVQQYTLTILTPAQKQKMQALQQAAMAQAMQKTGGNQQMAQMAVASASQSPAGKQKQQAMVAKALNSGQKAKIKAYAMTILNPAQQKALQGSAAKSIPKVQNMSTPLLRDIFLDKNGNIQKPLKLLFPRNGRHALMVLNTSSKSSDMSVDVQLSNDVKNAMKKTHFNSGVTTKLAGTPHILGQVNAEVIKNMGIMLIFAVILMVLILALVFPVRRRILPLLFVLICLDDTFGIMGWVGLPLTLATMATLPIIIGLGTDFGVQFLNRYEEEFKKRHDSTKSIEVSIENMGPAVGIALIVMTLSFLTMFLSKAPLMQKFGMTLAIGVVISYFIEMIMIFGTVSLRDAKMTDRKVPKNKSKVTPLSRLLARYAGFVMRHAWPVLIIGLILGAVGFSTEPKIGVDTQLTHMIPQNMSSLVNTRYLQHKIGSTMYITYLVKDHHVTNPKDMQRLYNLGQHEEHKYTNVKGVTSVATTYKKSNGKFTASQSKINSTINKLPKSVRQTLINKPHTYATLQFKVNQNSPSKDQLHLMNNISHDLRNEKGMTIRSAGTQNMMFQGIKNMTANRDLIIVVGLLIIFVVLFLVYRNWRLAIFPIVPIMIVLGLSPLTLFLMHTSYNPLTVSLSALVLGIGIEFTILIMERYREELAKGNGSETAITRAISYVGQAITASGLTVIGGFVAIMFSSFPVLKSFGMITVLDTAYALISALTILPAFMYVLRKRYHKGSIKKNHFE
- a CDS encoding TetR/AcrR family transcriptional regulator C-terminal domain-containing protein translates to MYHIKPDKRSQRSATLICQGFNKCIAKNHNLNQITISQIIHEATIGRATFYRLFDSKRDVLAYECDLLFKQAAIKSKSSNNSSTRDLFLYCAELCIKNHLLFEAIIKSHQAQIIYNTLMNRLSLIRKHFRIANNVSDAQMDYFLSDLTHLIISTLSTWIRHGEKESAQDLISNAAVIIGIIYRSIK